In a single window of the Campylobacter hyointestinalis subsp. lawsonii genome:
- a CDS encoding UDP-N-acetylglucosamine 2-epimerase translates to MYSCIIIKITQQSQILLNDENEYKKMSNAINPYGDGKASKKIIAFLQQNL, encoded by the coding sequence ATATATTCTTGTATTATTATTAAAATCACCCAACAATCTCAAATCCTATTAAACGATGAAAACGAGTATAAAAAAATGTCAAATGCCATAAATCCTTACGGAGATGGGAAAGCATCTAAAAAAATAATCGCTTTTTTACAACAAAATTTATAA
- a CDS encoding HAD family hydrolase, with the protein MIYLYDLDKTLIKEDSAKLWADFIYEKGLVGVEFVEEAYENDYANGVLDMDEYQKHFLAPIKGKTKQDIEPLLSEFVDKKIKGIVYDDAIKLVNLNGGSYLGYKRFYSTSRV; encoded by the coding sequence ATGATTTATCTATATGATCTTGATAAAACGCTTATCAAAGAAGATAGTGCCAAGCTTTGGGCGGATTTTATCTATGAAAAAGGGCTTGTTGGGGTTGAGTTTGTAGAAGAGGCTTATGAGAATGACTATGCTAATGGTGTGCTTGATATGGATGAGTATCAAAAGCACTTTTTAGCCCCGATAAAAGGTAAAACAAAGCAGGATATAGAACCGCTTTTGAGTGAGTTTGTGGATAAAAAGATCAAGGGTATAGTCTATGATGATGCTATAAAGCTAGTAAATTTAAATGGCGGCAGTTATCTTGGCTACAAACGATTTTATAGTACAAGCCGTGTGTGA
- a CDS encoding glycosyltransferase: MNIDNRDVVNIDDATKIDQLQREILRLEKELEDYKGARLKYKRLANNWEYKYNKLNNSIPIKISRLFKSPFNNNLFKSILKNIKKRKNNEPDVKLDYDNVAFEKLQNFGRKDKPVILIYGNISLNIVDGSSIWLSNIYNLAISACDVILLSKQNIQSNLITSNFIKNDNQSIILEPKDFCEKEFSIETAIKALVAIDSFVPNIQLLVTRGLELNVAICSNNVFKYRLVPYLTDFYTITNKGLEYKDDIENKLDLIAKQAKIWLFQTPNIQNEIEKILGYKLESINFAPVIPKIKNYKIVKNDVITIAYGGKIQPDWGIQELIKECKDLITIGYKLKLIIVSSKISAQSDIVNDKNFIQNIKELLSEPFVEYIDKANQEKTLEILSKADILYGFRPKYFEEHTLELSTKILEAVALYKPIICYPNDINIELFGKDYKYFIHDICELVKILQMDNFDIDKNIYDSIIKKYSFDYRKDFFKQFLIDNKDTRLLCMAGHDFKFIDHFYSYMKASGYRINKDVWEWGECKNEMRSKYHLQVSDTIFCEWGLANAVWYSHHSSNKKIYVRVHLQEIREKARKFGFRINSSNITNFIFVSARVRDEYIKMFNLEKSKTSVIPNYELNDDFVINNNKKLGINLGMVGITPQRKRLDRAVDLIQNLLTIYPDVKLYIKGHRPEQYEWMHAPGRIKELEYYNQQYQRINDNEALKNAVIFDGFGNDMSRWYQKIDFILSPSDFESFHYALADGVASGCLPVVWNWDEASVLYDSSWIVNDDTEAVEKIKSYLNADNIDEIRNNNRKLIIQRYGYQKVFNQIKKAIYES, translated from the coding sequence ATGAATATAGATAATAGAGATGTTGTGAATATTGATGATGCGACTAAGATTGACCAGTTACAAAGAGAAATTTTAAGACTAGAAAAAGAGTTAGAGGATTATAAAGGTGCTAGATTAAAATACAAAAGATTGGCTAATAATTGGGAGTATAAATACAATAAATTAAATAATAGCATTCCAATCAAAATTTCTAGATTATTTAAATCGCCATTTAATAATAATCTATTTAAATCAATATTAAAAAATATTAAAAAACGCAAAAACAATGAGCCTGATGTAAAATTGGATTATGATAATGTCGCTTTTGAAAAATTACAAAATTTTGGTAGAAAAGATAAGCCAGTAATACTTATTTATGGCAACATTAGCTTAAATATAGTTGATGGCTCATCTATTTGGCTTAGTAATATATATAATTTGGCAATTAGTGCTTGTGATGTGATATTGCTATCAAAGCAAAATATACAAAGTAATCTGATTACTTCAAATTTTATAAAAAATGATAATCAAAGTATCATATTAGAGCCAAAAGATTTTTGCGAAAAAGAATTTAGCATAGAAACTGCTATAAAGGCTCTAGTGGCAATTGATTCATTTGTGCCTAATATTCAATTATTAGTTACTAGAGGCTTAGAGCTTAATGTGGCAATATGCTCAAATAATGTTTTTAAATATAGGTTGGTGCCTTATTTAACAGATTTTTATACCATCACAAACAAAGGTCTAGAATATAAAGATGATATTGAAAATAAACTTGATTTAATAGCTAAACAAGCTAAGATTTGGCTATTTCAAACACCTAATATCCAGAATGAAATTGAAAAAATCTTAGGCTATAAATTAGAATCTATAAATTTTGCCCCTGTGATTCCTAAAATAAAAAATTATAAAATTGTAAAAAACGATGTTATTACTATAGCCTATGGAGGTAAAATTCAACCAGATTGGGGAATACAAGAATTAATCAAAGAGTGTAAAGATCTGATAACCATTGGTTATAAGTTAAAACTTATTATAGTATCTAGCAAGATTTCTGCTCAAAGCGATATTGTTAATGATAAAAATTTTATTCAAAACATAAAAGAACTTTTATCCGAGCCTTTTGTTGAGTATATCGATAAAGCCAACCAAGAAAAAACACTAGAAATACTTAGCAAGGCTGATATTCTATATGGTTTTAGACCTAAGTATTTTGAAGAGCATACACTTGAGCTATCTACAAAAATTTTAGAAGCAGTAGCTCTATATAAACCTATAATATGCTATCCAAATGATATAAATATAGAGTTATTTGGCAAGGATTATAAATATTTTATACATGATATTTGTGAGTTGGTTAAAATATTACAAATGGATAATTTTGATATAGATAAAAATATATATGATTCTATTATTAAAAAATACTCTTTTGACTATAGAAAAGACTTTTTTAAGCAATTTTTAATAGATAATAAAGATACAAGATTGTTATGTATGGCTGGGCATGATTTTAAATTTATTGATCATTTTTATTCCTATATGAAGGCAAGTGGATATAGAATAAATAAAGATGTATGGGAATGGGGTGAGTGTAAAAACGAGATGAGAAGTAAATATCATTTACAAGTTAGTGACACTATATTTTGTGAATGGGGATTAGCAAATGCTGTATGGTATTCACACCATAGTAGTAATAAAAAAATTTATGTAAGAGTGCATTTACAAGAAATTAGAGAAAAAGCTAGAAAATTCGGATTTAGAATAAATAGTAGCAATATTACAAATTTTATTTTTGTAAGTGCTAGAGTAAGAGATGAATATATAAAAATGTTCAACTTAGAAAAATCAAAAACTAGTGTTATACCAAATTATGAGCTAAACGATGATTTTGTTATAAATAACAATAAAAAACTTGGTATAAATTTGGGTATGGTTGGCATTACCCCACAAAGAAAAAGATTAGATAGGGCAGTTGATTTAATTCAAAATTTATTAACCATATATCCTGATGTAAAATTATATATAAAAGGACATAGGCCAGAGCAGTATGAGTGGATGCATGCACCAGGACGCATAAAAGAGCTTGAATACTACAATCAACAATACCAAAGAATCAATGATAATGAAGCTCTGAAAAATGCTGTTATCTTTGATGGATTTGGCAATGATATGAGTAGATGGTATCAAAAGATAGATTTTATACTCTCTCCTAGTGATTTTGAAAGTTTTCATTATGCCTTGGCTGATGGTGTTGCTTCTGGATGTTTGCCTGTGGTATGGAACTGGGATGAGGCTAGTGTATTATATGATAGCTCTTGGATTGTGAATGATGATACTGAAGCGGTCGAAAAGATAAAATCATATTTAAATGCTGATAATATAGATGAGATAAGAAATAATAATAGAAAATTGATAATACAAAGATATGGATATCAAAAAGTATTTAATCAAATAAAAAAGGCTATATATGAATCATGA
- a CDS encoding discoidin domain-containing protein, with amino-acid sequence MIKPAVEPKVVFHESDLIDIASNGICTQSSISIYSRQNDARRPILQNNTDFRDFSIHTAAGPNQWWMIDLQKPQSIEYIRITNRDKYKERQKTLKFEFSIEKDNEFIEFDKTLIDWSDDLQYIYIYWL; translated from the coding sequence ATGATAAAACCAGCAGTAGAGCCAAAAGTTGTATTTCATGAGAGCGATTTAATCGATATAGCAAGCAATGGAATATGTACTCAAAGTAGTATAAGTATATATAGTCGTCAAAATGATGCAAGAAGACCTATTTTACAAAATAATACGGATTTTAGGGACTTTTCTATACATACAGCCGCTGGGCCAAATCAATGGTGGATGATAGATTTACAAAAACCACAGAGTATAGAATATATACGAATAACTAATAGGGATAAATATAAAGAGCGTCAAAAAACATTAAAATTTGAGTTCTCCATAGAAAAAGATAATGAATTTATAGAATTTGACAAAACTCTTATTGATTGGAGTGATGACTTACAATATATATATATATATTGGCTGTAA
- a CDS encoding HAD family hydrolase, which yields MAAVILATNDFIVQAVCEFLHIDEFLATNTQMQGGVYTGNIDGIAAFRDGKVKKIKSYVSKDEFKNATFYSDSINDLPLLKAVKIGVLVNPDKLLLEENKKLKFDILRFEK from the coding sequence ATGGCGGCAGTTATCTTGGCTACAAACGATTTTATAGTACAAGCCGTGTGTGAGTTTCTTCATATAGATGAGTTTTTAGCGACAAATACTCAGATGCAAGGTGGCGTTTATACTGGAAATATCGATGGTATTGCAGCGTTTAGAGATGGAAAAGTAAAAAAGATTAAATCTTATGTCTCTAAAGATGAGTTTAAAAATGCGACTTTTTATAGCGATAGTATAAATGATCTTCCGCTTTTAAAAGCTGTAAAAATCGGAGTTTTGGTAAATCCAGATAAGCTTTTGCTAGAAGAGAACAAAAAGCTAAAATTTGATATTTTGAGATTTGAAAAGTAA
- a CDS encoding heparinase II/III domain-containing protein has protein sequence MNHDILRIFYPEIFSNLKKSSLKDNLDRLKNNILKGDKRRNLDDLKIINESDWEQTNTLPDSAAWHFHTLGRPLSSNLYEKIRSDESIDLVVKHVKMWINWDKNSKIKHEQVYSGHTVALRLEFLLLVYIFRQDSLILKTIQEHIDFLKQNYDGDWNHGLDQSIALLKAAYFFNLSTIKELAIQRIYSNFNQTFDEEGVCQEQAISYHHYNIYRFWHVMKIFKFINENYKIFENKLNLANNFLLWAILPNGYYCNLGDTIYEKPSFDIFTKEQKALIEQNSSLINELFYPSVNGGAVFKAGYIFMRSNWGGVMNNSSPRHLSTRFGPARIIHGHNDHMSITYFDGKPLIVDGGFSGYSDDAFRNFVRSPLSHNVVFIENHSKFKWNSETFLKEYKTYQNNAYFTLEDAPYDGVIRKRSVFSNIDNATLIIQDTIISDREFTYTQNFNIYDDILLNNNGDITLNCGYILKNIINKNDKLEISKVRMQYNGDKVNILGGYACNVPNNKEIYNVRTYKTGKKVDFLSIFSKNKIDLIDNNLIICDNTLFDIANKAQYKINSLNTTSQTITNNKNKKSFIEIDLPLWQYILLYIECQSDGYFYIKPSDKIKYRFNKYYFFKDKKQLEFVLLENQSIDIKINISYLEYLEYKEK, from the coding sequence ATGAATCATGATATATTAAGAATTTTTTATCCAGAAATATTTAGCAATTTGAAAAAAAGTAGCCTTAAAGATAATTTAGATAGATTAAAAAATAATATCCTAAAAGGCGATAAAAGGCGAAATCTAGATGATCTAAAAATAATAAATGAGAGCGATTGGGAGCAAACAAATACATTACCAGACTCAGCTGCTTGGCATTTTCATACATTAGGCAGGCCTTTATCATCAAATTTATATGAAAAGATTAGAAGCGATGAGAGTATAGATTTGGTTGTTAAGCATGTGAAAATGTGGATAAATTGGGATAAAAATAGCAAAATAAAACACGAACAAGTATATAGTGGCCATACTGTAGCATTAAGATTAGAGTTTTTATTGCTAGTATATATATTTAGACAAGATAGCCTAATACTAAAAACAATACAAGAGCATATTGATTTTTTAAAACAAAATTATGATGGTGATTGGAATCATGGATTAGATCAAAGTATAGCGCTTTTAAAAGCGGCATATTTTTTTAATTTATCCACTATAAAAGAGCTCGCTATACAAAGAATATATTCAAATTTTAATCAAACATTTGATGAAGAAGGGGTCTGCCAAGAACAGGCTATATCGTATCATCATTATAACATATATCGATTTTGGCATGTAATGAAAATATTCAAATTTATAAATGAAAATTATAAAATATTTGAGAATAAATTAAATTTAGCCAATAATTTTTTGTTATGGGCGATACTTCCAAATGGGTATTATTGTAATTTAGGTGATACGATATATGAAAAACCTAGTTTTGATATTTTTACAAAAGAACAAAAAGCTTTAATTGAGCAAAATAGTAGTTTAATAAATGAGCTTTTTTATCCATCTGTTAATGGTGGGGCTGTTTTTAAAGCTGGTTATATATTTATGAGATCTAATTGGGGGGGGGTAATGAATAATTCTTCTCCTAGGCATTTATCAACTAGATTTGGTCCAGCTAGAATTATACATGGCCATAATGATCACATGAGTATAACATATTTTGATGGCAAACCTTTGATTGTGGATGGCGGTTTTAGCGGATATTCAGATGATGCTTTTAGAAATTTTGTTAGATCTCCATTATCTCATAATGTAGTGTTTATAGAGAATCACTCAAAATTTAAATGGAATAGTGAAACATTTTTAAAAGAGTATAAAACTTACCAAAATAACGCATATTTTACATTGGAGGATGCCCCCTATGATGGAGTAATAAGAAAAAGATCTGTGTTTAGTAATATAGATAATGCTACGCTCATAATACAAGATACAATTATTTCAGATAGAGAATTTACTTATACTCAGAATTTTAACATATATGATGATATTTTGCTAAATAATAATGGAGATATTACACTAAATTGCGGATATATATTAAAAAATATAATTAATAAAAATGATAAATTAGAAATATCTAAAGTCAGAATGCAATATAATGGTGATAAAGTAAATATATTAGGCGGATACGCTTGTAATGTTCCAAATAATAAAGAAATTTATAATGTTCGCACTTATAAAACTGGCAAAAAAGTTGATTTTTTATCTATTTTTTCTAAAAATAAGATAGATTTAATAGATAATAATTTAATTATATGTGATAATACTTTATTTGATATTGCTAATAAAGCACAATATAAAATTAACTCTTTAAATACAACTTCACAAACAATAACTAACAATAAAAATAAAAAATCTTTTATAGAAATTGACTTGCCTTTATGGCAGTATATATTACTATATATAGAGTGTCAAAGCGATGGATATTTCTATATAAAACCAAGCGATAAGATAAAATATAGGTTTAATAAATACTATTTTTTCAAGGATAAAAAACAATTAGAATTTGTATTATTAGAAAATCAATCAATCGATATAAAAATAAATATTAGTTATTTAGAATATTTGGAATATAAGGAAAAATAA
- the wecB gene encoding non-hydrolyzing UDP-N-acetylglucosamine 2-epimerase — protein sequence MKKILVVFGTRPEAIKMAPLIKELHSISDFQTKVCVTAQHRHMLDQVLELFDITPDYDLDIMKKGQNLLDITKDVLYGINDVISNFSPDIVLVHGDTTTAAAASLASFYNKVKIGHIEAGLRTNNIYSPYPEEANRQIIGVLANYHFAPTKIAYDNLIKENKSSENIIVTGNTVIDALLLILNKILHDEKIKNSILESLKSEGFTYDKNRKLILVTGHRRENFGDGFINICNSLKQIALNNPNVDILYPVHLNPNVQTPVNNILSGIQNIHLVSPLKYESFVYMMHLSHFIITDSGGVQEEAPSLGKPVLVMRDTTERPSALMAGTIRLVGTDIIKITQQSQILLNDENEYKKMSNAINPYGDGKASKKIIAFLQQNL from the coding sequence ATGAAAAAAATATTAGTTGTATTTGGTACTCGCCCTGAAGCCATAAAGATGGCTCCACTAATTAAAGAGCTTCACTCTATCTCGGATTTTCAAACCAAAGTTTGTGTAACGGCTCAGCATAGGCATATGCTTGATCAGGTTTTAGAATTATTTGATATTACTCCTGATTATGATCTTGATATAATGAAAAAAGGTCAAAATTTACTTGATATAACTAAGGATGTTTTATATGGTATAAATGATGTTATATCAAATTTTTCCCCAGATATTGTACTAGTTCATGGCGATACCACTACCGCAGCAGCTGCTAGTCTAGCATCATTTTATAACAAAGTAAAAATAGGACACATAGAAGCAGGACTTAGAACAAACAATATCTATTCTCCGTATCCAGAAGAAGCGAATAGACAGATAATAGGCGTTTTAGCTAATTACCATTTTGCGCCAACAAAGATAGCTTATGATAATTTAATTAAAGAAAATAAATCTAGTGAAAATATCATAGTTACCGGAAATACAGTAATAGACGCTCTATTATTGATATTAAATAAAATTTTACACGATGAAAAAATCAAAAATTCAATTTTAGAATCACTTAAAAGTGAGGGCTTTACTTATGATAAAAATAGAAAGCTAATACTTGTAACTGGTCATAGGAGAGAAAATTTTGGCGATGGATTTATCAATATTTGTAATAGCTTAAAACAAATTGCCCTAAATAATCCTAATGTGGATATATTATATCCAGTTCATTTGAATCCAAATGTTCAAACACCTGTAAATAACATATTAAGTGGAATTCAAAATATTCATTTAGTAAGTCCATTAAAATATGAAAGCTTTGTATATATGATGCATTTATCGCACTTCATTATTACAGATAGCGGTGGCGTCCAAGAAGAAGCCCCTAGTCTAGGAAAACCTGTATTAGTAATGAGAGATACCACAGAAAGGCCTAGCGCTTTAATGGCGGGCACCATAAGGCTAGTTGGCACAGACATTATTAAAATCACCCAACAATCTCAAATCCTATTAAACGATGAAAACGAGTATAAAAAAATGTCAAATGCCATAAATCCTTACGGAGATGGGAAAGCATCTAAAAAAATAATCGCTTTTTTACAACAAAATTTATAA
- a CDS encoding ABC transporter ATP-binding protein, whose amino-acid sequence MSYLQVKNLKKSYKEKLVFDNITFSAKKGELITLLGPSGCGKSTLLRCICGLSTPQSGKIILDDKDITKISIKKRNIGMVFQNYALFPNLNVYENIAYGLKIKKIDKKDIEKRVKKMLETVGLEKEIKSYPHQLSGGQAQRVALARSLVTKPSMLLLDEPLSALDAKIRKHLREHIKLITKKMSLTTIFVTHDQEEALAMSDRIILMQDGKIAQNSDALELYHKPKNKFVASFIGSYNILSSEALLNLVKHDFKRDLAIRPETIEITKNGSIQAVVKEKIFLGNIIRYSIDAKGISLKVDTLNHSLNSLYEVGDSVFLEIHLEMIKELDDLSI is encoded by the coding sequence ATGTCATACTTGCAAGTTAAAAATTTAAAAAAATCATATAAAGAGAAGCTCGTTTTTGATAATATTACTTTTAGTGCAAAAAAAGGTGAGCTAATAACTCTCTTAGGTCCATCAGGGTGCGGTAAATCCACTCTTCTTAGATGCATTTGCGGACTTAGTACCCCGCAAAGCGGAAAGATAATTTTAGATGATAAAGATATAACAAAAATTAGCATTAAAAAGCGAAATATCGGTATGGTATTTCAAAACTACGCTCTTTTTCCAAATTTAAATGTTTATGAAAATATCGCTTATGGATTAAAAATAAAAAAAATAGATAAAAAAGATATAGAAAAAAGAGTTAAAAAGATGCTTGAGACGGTTGGACTTGAAAAAGAGATAAAGTCATATCCGCATCAACTCTCTGGCGGTCAGGCTCAAAGAGTGGCTCTTGCTAGATCTCTTGTTACTAAACCAAGTATGTTGCTACTAGATGAACCTCTTTCGGCTCTTGATGCAAAGATAAGAAAACATCTAAGAGAACATATAAAACTGATAACTAAAAAGATGAGTTTAACTACGATTTTCGTAACTCACGATCAAGAAGAAGCTCTTGCCATGAGCGATAGAATAATTCTTATGCAAGATGGTAAAATAGCTCAAAATAGCGACGCTTTAGAGCTGTATCACAAACCAAAAAATAAATTTGTAGCTAGTTTTATAGGAAGTTATAATATACTAAGCTCTGAGGCACTTTTAAATTTAGTAAAACACGACTTTAAAAGAGATCTTGCGATCAGACCAGAAACTATAGAAATAACAAAAAACGGATCTATACAAGCGGTGGTAAAAGAGAAGATATTTTTAGGAAATATCATAAGATATTCAATAGACGCTAAAGGTATAAGCTTAAAAGTAGATACTTTAAATCACTCTTTAAACTCTTTGTATGAAGTGGGCGATAGTGTATTTTTAGAAATTCATTTAGAAATGATAAAGGAGTTAGATGATTTATCTATATGA
- the wecC gene encoding UDP-N-acetyl-D-mannosamine dehydrogenase: MNKPQSICVIGLGYIGLPTAALLANNGYVVHGVDINQNAVNTINEGKIHIVEPELDKFVYDAVKSGKLKADTKPCEADVFIIAVPTPFHHNNDDIKTPNLDYVTAATQSILPYIKDGNIIILESTSPVGTTDMIANILKDNKINIDKVFIAHCPERVLPGHIMKELVYNDRIVGGITKEATEKTALFYKSFVKGEVLQTDAKTAEMSKLVENSFRDVNIAFANELSLICDKLNIDVWELIKLANKHPRVNILTPGCGVGGHCIAVDPWFICSNVPEYSKLIKTARLVNDSKPKYVISKIKEKIKDIKNPKIACLGLAFKPNIDDLRESPAVLITEELSQIPNSQIYAVEPNIKSLPKQLNKDNIHLTSLDIALKDCGVIVALVKHNEFIGLKSNKIVDFVNL, encoded by the coding sequence ATGAATAAGCCACAATCTATTTGCGTAATAGGTCTTGGTTATATAGGATTACCTACTGCTGCTTTACTAGCTAATAATGGTTATGTAGTTCATGGTGTTGATATTAATCAAAACGCAGTTAATACTATAAATGAAGGTAAAATACATATAGTAGAGCCAGAGTTAGATAAATTTGTATATGACGCTGTAAAATCTGGCAAATTAAAAGCTGATACCAAGCCTTGTGAGGCAGATGTATTTATAATAGCAGTTCCAACTCCATTTCATCACAATAATGATGATATCAAGACTCCAAATTTAGACTATGTAACAGCCGCCACACAATCCATACTTCCTTATATAAAAGATGGAAACATAATAATATTAGAATCAACATCACCTGTTGGGACAACAGATATGATAGCTAATATATTAAAAGATAATAAAATCAATATAGATAAAGTATTTATAGCTCATTGTCCAGAGAGAGTTTTGCCAGGACATATAATGAAAGAGCTAGTTTATAACGATAGAATAGTAGGTGGTATAACCAAAGAAGCTACAGAAAAAACAGCTCTATTTTATAAGAGCTTTGTCAAGGGTGAAGTATTACAAACAGATGCTAAAACAGCAGAGATGAGTAAGCTAGTTGAAAACAGTTTTAGAGATGTAAATATAGCTTTTGCTAATGAGTTATCACTAATTTGCGATAAGCTTAATATTGATGTATGGGAGCTTATAAAACTTGCTAATAAACACCCTAGGGTAAATATTTTGACACCTGGATGTGGAGTAGGAGGCCATTGTATAGCAGTAGATCCTTGGTTTATATGTAGTAATGTGCCTGAATACTCTAAACTTATAAAGACAGCTAGATTGGTAAATGATTCTAAACCTAAGTATGTAATATCTAAAATAAAAGAAAAAATAAAAGATATAAAAAATCCAAAAATAGCTTGCCTTGGTCTTGCATTTAAACCAAATATTGATGATTTAAGAGAGAGCCCAGCTGTTTTGATAACAGAGGAGTTATCACAAATTCCAAATTCTCAAATTTACGCAGTTGAGCCAAATATAAAATCTCTACCAAAACAATTAAACAAAGATAACATTCATCTAACTTCATTAGATATAGCATTAAAAGATTGTGGTGTTATAGTAGCCCTTGTAAAACATAATGAATTTATAGGACTTAAATCAAATAAAATTGTAGATTTTGTGAATTTGTAA
- a CDS encoding ABC transporter permease: MNREKFIATLFLIPFFVVFFMFILAPFLWILINSFIDQSGEWGFDNYKEIFDSRFIMQSFLNSFYISLISSFVALIISLFGSYSLYKIQTSHFGNLFLSLNTMTSNFSGVPLAFAFIILMGANGAINLLFKDLGIDFVIDIYGSVGINLVYIYFQIPLAILLLYPAFNVLDKQSSESSDILGASRAIYWLKVAIPIMMPSIIGVFIVLFANAVGAYATIYALSSGNFNVVPVRIASLIAGDIDLNPYLASALSVMLFCLMFIMALILFYISNLFNYKRQI, encoded by the coding sequence ATGAATAGAGAAAAGTTTATAGCTACTCTATTTTTAATTCCGTTTTTTGTGGTATTTTTTATGTTTATCTTAGCTCCGTTTTTATGGATTTTGATAAATAGTTTTATAGATCAAAGCGGCGAGTGGGGGTTTGATAATTATAAAGAGATATTTGATAGTAGATTTATTATGCAGAGTTTTTTAAATTCATTTTATATAAGTTTGATTTCAAGTTTTGTAGCGCTTATAATTTCTCTTTTTGGTTCATATTCTCTTTATAAAATTCAAACCTCGCATTTTGGAAATTTATTTTTATCTTTAAATACGATGACTAGCAATTTTTCAGGGGTGCCTTTAGCCTTTGCATTTATCATTTTAATGGGTGCAAATGGCGCTATAAATCTGCTTTTTAAGGATTTGGGAATTGATTTTGTTATCGATATATACGGAAGCGTAGGGATAAACTTAGTATATATTTATTTTCAAATTCCACTTGCTATCTTGCTATTGTATCCTGCGTTTAATGTTTTAGATAAACAAAGTAGCGAATCTAGCGATATACTAGGAGCTAGCAGAGCTATTTATTGGCTAAAGGTTGCCATACCTATTATGATGCCATCTATAATCGGAGTTTTTATAGTATTGTTTGCAAATGCGGTTGGAGCTTACGCTACTATTTACGCCCTTAGTAGCGGAAATTTCAATGTAGTTCCGGTGCGAATAGCGTCTTTGATAGCCGGAGACATCGACTTAAATCCGTATTTAGCTAGTGCGCTTAGCGTTATGCTGTTTTGTTTGATGTTTATCATGGCATTAATACTATTTTATATTTCAAATTTATTTAATTACAAGAGACAAATATGA
- a CDS encoding ABC transporter permease, with product MSRLSKIYHYSVVLVLFLIIVLPMVATFIYSISSSWSSNILPDGFSISHYKVLLSDPRFLKALLNSLLVCFAAIFLAILFLFPVVFCANFYFLNLKNIMSFISVLPFAIAPIVLSTGLLNLYSDTISGTPYILIGCYFCIAVPFVYRTIDNNISALNLKEIIYSNYILGNGIFRAIFRVIIPNLKDSIFIAVFLSFSFLIGEFLYANILAGTQFETLQVYLYNIKNRSGHVSSAAIVSYLFLIFIANFISSYISHRKKV from the coding sequence ATGAGTAGATTATCTAAAATTTATCATTATAGCGTTGTTTTAGTGTTATTTCTTATCATAGTTTTGCCCATGGTGGCTACTTTTATATACTCGATATCCTCAAGCTGGTCATCAAATATTTTACCGGACGGATTTAGTATTTCTCACTATAAAGTGCTTTTAAGCGATCCTAGATTTTTAAAAGCACTTTTAAACTCTCTTTTAGTATGTTTTGCGGCGATATTTTTAGCTATTTTATTTTTGTTTCCGGTTGTATTTTGTGCAAACTTTTACTTTTTAAATTTAAAAAACATAATGAGTTTTATATCTGTTTTGCCATTTGCCATTGCTCCTATTGTGCTTAGCACCGGACTTTTAAATTTATATAGCGATACTATAAGTGGAACTCCATATATACTTATAGGCTGTTATTTTTGTATCGCAGTACCTTTTGTATATAGAACTATTGATAATAATATCTCAGCTTTAAATTTAAAAGAGATAATTTACTCAAATTATATTCTTGGAAACGGTATATTTAGAGCTATTTTTAGAGTAATAATTCCAAATTTAAAAGATTCGATATTTATAGCAGTATTTTTATCGTTTTCATTTTTGATAGGTGAGTTTTTATATGCAAATATACTTGCTGGTACGCAGTTTGAAACTCTTCAAGTATATCTTTACAATATAAAAAACAGAAGCGGTCACGTTTCAAGTGCAGCTATTGTTAGTTATCTGTTTTTGATATTTATAGCAAATTTTATAAGTTCATATATAAGTCACAGAAAAAAGGTTTAA